A window of Paraburkholderia bryophila contains these coding sequences:
- a CDS encoding NAD(P)/FAD-dependent oxidoreductase has translation MHRFIVVGGGAGGLELATRLGDRYAPHKNKGGVRAQITLVDRNPTHIWKPLLHEVAAGSMDPFTQELEYAAQARWHGFEFQQGELAGLDRANKRLTLGTVLDDDGAELLPERELEYDTLVIAIGSTTAFFGVKGAPEFSLALDTVSQAERFRKRLIAACMRAEHQVHEPVEAVPDVGVPTEPRIQVAIVGGGATGVELSAELRNTAQVLSAYGLHKLDPRHDVGIVLIEAGPRILPALQERVSTATAELLTKLGVKLMIGETVAEVAPGMIRTASGKTVRADLTVWAAGIKAPAILSQLDSLPVNRLGQLVVRRTLQTEIDDNVFALGDCAACPWPGNERNVPPRAQAAHQQASFLMKALAARLDNKPLPEFTYRDFGSLVSLGHFSAVGNLMGGVIGGNMLIEGLFARFMYMSLYRLHIAALHGYARMVLDTFAHWLRRTTLPRVKLH, from the coding sequence ATGCATCGATTTATCGTCGTTGGCGGGGGAGCGGGCGGGCTCGAATTAGCGACGCGTCTGGGCGATCGCTATGCGCCTCACAAGAACAAAGGCGGTGTGCGGGCGCAAATCACGCTCGTCGACCGCAATCCCACCCACATCTGGAAGCCGCTGCTGCATGAAGTGGCGGCCGGCAGCATGGACCCGTTCACGCAGGAACTCGAATATGCCGCGCAAGCTCGCTGGCACGGCTTCGAGTTTCAGCAGGGCGAACTGGCCGGTCTGGACCGCGCCAACAAGCGTCTCACGCTCGGCACCGTGCTCGACGACGACGGCGCCGAGCTGCTGCCCGAACGCGAACTCGAATACGACACGCTGGTCATCGCGATCGGCAGCACCACGGCGTTCTTCGGCGTGAAAGGCGCGCCGGAGTTTTCGCTGGCGCTCGATACGGTCAGCCAGGCCGAGCGTTTCCGCAAACGTCTGATCGCGGCTTGCATGCGCGCCGAGCATCAGGTGCATGAGCCGGTCGAAGCGGTGCCGGACGTGGGTGTGCCCACCGAGCCGCGCATTCAGGTGGCGATTGTCGGCGGCGGCGCGACCGGCGTCGAATTGTCGGCGGAATTGCGCAACACCGCGCAGGTGTTGTCCGCGTACGGCTTGCATAAGCTCGATCCGCGGCATGACGTCGGCATTGTGCTGATCGAAGCGGGGCCGCGTATTTTGCCGGCGCTGCAGGAGCGTGTTTCGACGGCGACCGCTGAACTGCTGACCAAGCTCGGCGTGAAGCTGATGATCGGCGAGACCGTGGCCGAAGTCGCGCCCGGCATGATTCGCACGGCGAGCGGTAAAACCGTGCGCGCCGATCTGACGGTGTGGGCGGCGGGCATCAAGGCGCCGGCGATTCTGAGCCAGCTCGACAGCCTGCCGGTCAATCGTTTGGGGCAACTCGTCGTGCGCCGTACGCTGCAAACCGAGATCGACGACAACGTCTTCGCGCTCGGCGATTGCGCCGCGTGTCCGTGGCCCGGCAATGAGCGTAACGTGCCGCCGCGCGCGCAGGCCGCTCACCAGCAGGCGAGCTTTCTGATGAAGGCGCTCGCCGCGCGGCTCGACAACAAGCCGCTGCCGGAATTCACCTATCGCGACTTCGGCTCGCTGGTGTCGCTCGGGCATTTCAGCGCGGTCGGCAATCTGATGGGCGGCGTGATCGGCGGCAATATGCTGATCGAAGGGTTGTTCGCGCGGTTCATGTACATGTCGCTGTACCGGCTGCATATCGCCGCGCTGCACGGCTATGCGCGGATGGTGCTCGATACTTTCGCGCACTGGTTGCGGCGTACTACGCTGCCGCGGGTCAAGCTGCACTAA
- a CDS encoding aromatic ring-hydroxylating oxygenase subunit alpha — translation MSNLSNALQLRSVHSQLPVTAYFDEALLTREIETLFKKGPRYIGHDLMVPEAGNYFALPSESEGRVLVRNQQSQVELLSNVCRHRQAIMLNGRGQAENIVCPLHRWTYDLNGQLLGAPHFADNPCLNLGATSLQNWQGLLFEAQGRDVARDLARLGPSQHFDFSGFMFDHVEVHECNYNWKTFIEVYLEDYHVAPFHPGLGSFVNCDDLTWEFGDWYSVQTVGVHKDLEQPGSPTYRKWHDEVLRFRGGNPPEFGAIWMVYYPGIMIEWYPHVLVVSWLIPRGPQKTTNVVEFYYPEEIALFEREFVEAERAAYMETASEDDEIAERMDAGRRALMDRGESQVGPYQSPMEDGMQHFHEFLRRELGAI, via the coding sequence ATGTCCAATCTGAGCAATGCATTGCAGTTGCGGTCTGTCCACAGCCAGCTGCCAGTCACGGCTTACTTTGACGAAGCGCTTCTAACGCGCGAAATCGAAACCCTTTTCAAGAAAGGTCCTCGTTACATCGGCCACGATCTCATGGTGCCCGAGGCGGGGAATTATTTTGCCTTGCCCAGCGAGAGCGAGGGGCGTGTGCTCGTCCGTAACCAGCAATCGCAAGTCGAGCTGCTGTCGAACGTGTGCCGCCACCGGCAAGCCATCATGCTCAACGGCCGCGGCCAGGCGGAGAACATCGTCTGCCCGCTGCATCGCTGGACGTACGACCTGAACGGTCAGCTTCTCGGCGCGCCGCATTTCGCGGACAACCCGTGTCTGAATCTGGGCGCCACGTCGCTGCAAAACTGGCAAGGCCTGCTGTTCGAAGCGCAAGGGCGTGACGTCGCGCGCGATCTGGCACGCCTCGGTCCCAGCCAACACTTCGATTTTTCGGGCTTCATGTTCGATCACGTCGAAGTGCACGAGTGCAACTACAACTGGAAGACCTTTATCGAGGTCTATCTGGAGGATTACCACGTCGCGCCGTTCCATCCGGGCCTCGGCAGCTTCGTCAATTGCGACGACCTGACGTGGGAATTCGGCGACTGGTACAGCGTCCAGACGGTCGGCGTGCACAAGGATCTGGAACAGCCGGGCAGCCCGACGTACCGCAAGTGGCACGACGAGGTGCTGCGCTTCCGCGGCGGCAACCCGCCCGAATTCGGCGCGATCTGGATGGTGTACTACCCGGGCATCATGATCGAGTGGTATCCGCACGTGCTGGTGGTGTCGTGGCTGATTCCGCGCGGGCCGCAGAAAACCACCAACGTGGTGGAGTTCTATTACCCTGAGGAAATCGCGCTGTTCGAACGCGAGTTTGTCGAAGCCGAACGCGCCGCCTATATGGAAACGGCCAGCGAAGACGACGAGATCGCCGAGCGCATGGACGCCGGCCGCCGCGCGCTGATGGACCGCGGCGAGTCGCAGGTCGGTCCGTACCAGAGCCCCATGGAAGACGGCATGCAGCACTTCCACGAGTTCCTGCGGCGCGAACTCGGCGCGATCTGA
- a CDS encoding exodeoxyribonuclease VII small subunit produces the protein MAKTASKEAAAAPAEGVDTLPLPENYEAAQAELEGLVARMESGNLSLEESLTAYRRGAALVAFCQQQLEKVEQQVRVLDGETLKPLPMNSAGTAATESGDDL, from the coding sequence ATGGCGAAGACCGCATCGAAAGAGGCTGCTGCCGCGCCAGCTGAAGGCGTCGACACCTTGCCGCTGCCCGAGAACTACGAGGCCGCCCAGGCGGAACTGGAAGGGCTGGTGGCGCGCATGGAAAGCGGCAATCTCAGTCTCGAGGAGTCGCTGACCGCCTACCGGCGCGGCGCGGCGCTCGTGGCGTTTTGTCAGCAGCAGCTCGAAAAGGTCGAGCAGCAGGTGCGCGTGCTCGACGGTGAGACGCTCAAACCGCTGCCCATGAACAGCGCAGGCACAGCCGCTACTGAGAGCGGGGACGACCTATGA
- a CDS encoding sulfurtransferase, which yields MPHTHYTTLISATNLAERLTAAPGSVFVIDCRFDLADTEAGEKAYLAGHLPGAHYLNLDRDLSGPKTGTNGRHPLPDRARLVETLESRGLKQGQQVVAYDSQGGMYAARAWWLLRWLGHDAVALLDGGLQAWEAAGLPLTQDAPAQNTGDFKAGAPLAVTVDVQTVERNLASKERVVVDARAADRYRGENETLDRVGGHIPGALNRFFTDNFTADGRFKPAHTLREEFHALLGDTSPEHVVLQCGSGVTACVNAVAMEVAGLHGAALYAGSWSEWSADSNRPIGTGPNP from the coding sequence ATGCCGCACACTCACTACACCACGCTGATCTCCGCGACGAATCTCGCGGAACGGCTCACCGCTGCGCCGGGCAGCGTGTTCGTCATCGATTGCCGGTTCGATCTGGCCGACACGGAAGCGGGCGAGAAAGCCTATCTGGCCGGGCATCTGCCGGGCGCGCATTACCTGAACCTCGATCGCGATCTGTCGGGGCCAAAGACGGGCACGAACGGACGTCATCCGCTGCCGGATCGCGCGCGTCTCGTGGAGACGCTGGAGTCGCGCGGGCTCAAGCAGGGACAGCAGGTTGTCGCCTATGACTCGCAAGGCGGCATGTACGCCGCTCGGGCGTGGTGGCTGCTGCGCTGGCTCGGACATGACGCGGTCGCGCTGCTCGACGGTGGCTTGCAGGCCTGGGAGGCCGCCGGTCTGCCGCTCACGCAAGACGCGCCGGCGCAGAATACGGGCGACTTCAAGGCGGGCGCGCCGCTGGCCGTCACGGTCGATGTGCAAACGGTCGAGCGCAACCTTGCCTCGAAGGAACGCGTGGTAGTCGACGCCCGCGCTGCCGATCGCTATCGCGGCGAGAACGAGACGCTGGATCGCGTCGGCGGCCATATCCCGGGCGCGCTCAACCGCTTTTTCACGGACAACTTCACCGCCGACGGCCGCTTCAAGCCCGCGCACACGTTGCGTGAGGAATTCCACGCGCTGTTGGGCGATACGTCGCCGGAACATGTGGTGCTGCAATGCGGCTCGGGCGTGACGGCATGCGTCAATGCGGTGGCGATGGAAGTCGCCGGCCTGCATGGCGCAGCGTTGTACGCGGGCTCGTGGAGCGAATGGAGTGCGGATTCGAACCGGCCGATTGGGACCGGACCGAATCCTTAA
- a CDS encoding polyprenyl synthetase family protein, with product MTFEPWMRSVLERVETALEHYLPTETTEPAKLHEAMRYAVLGGGKRVRPLLCHAAGELTGARAECLDAAAAALEMIHVYSLVHDDMPCMDDDALRRGKPTVHVQYDEATALLVGDALQSQAFVALTSDVLAPAQQASLVRELALASGSIGMCGGQAIDLASVGHTLTRTQLETMHRMKTGALLRAAVRMGALAGETPDADAMRSLDAYSAAVGLAFQVVDDILDVTTDSATLGKTAGKDAKDGKPTYVSIIGLDASRTLAAQLRSDAHAALAPFGARAQRLAELADLVVNRVS from the coding sequence ATGACATTCGAACCATGGATGCGCTCGGTACTCGAGCGCGTCGAAACGGCACTAGAACATTACCTGCCGACCGAGACCACCGAGCCGGCCAAACTGCATGAAGCCATGCGCTATGCGGTATTGGGTGGCGGCAAGCGGGTTCGCCCGCTGCTGTGCCACGCGGCCGGCGAGCTGACCGGCGCGCGCGCCGAATGCCTCGATGCGGCGGCGGCGGCGCTGGAAATGATTCACGTGTATTCGCTCGTGCATGACGACATGCCCTGCATGGACGACGACGCGCTGCGGCGCGGCAAGCCCACGGTACACGTCCAGTACGACGAAGCCACGGCGCTGCTGGTCGGCGACGCGCTGCAGTCGCAGGCATTCGTCGCGTTGACGTCGGACGTTCTGGCGCCGGCACAGCAGGCTTCGCTCGTGCGTGAACTGGCGTTGGCGAGCGGCTCGATCGGCATGTGCGGCGGTCAGGCTATCGACCTGGCCAGCGTCGGCCATACGCTGACGCGCACCCAGCTCGAAACCATGCACCGCATGAAAACCGGCGCCTTGCTGCGCGCCGCGGTGCGCATGGGCGCGCTGGCAGGCGAGACGCCGGACGCGGACGCGATGCGTTCGCTGGACGCGTATTCGGCCGCTGTCGGCCTCGCGTTTCAGGTCGTCGACGATATTCTCGACGTCACGACCGACTCCGCGACGCTCGGCAAGACCGCAGGTAAAGACGCGAAGGACGGCAAGCCGACCTACGTGTCGATTATTGGGCTCGACGCCTCGCGCACGCTCGCAGCACAGCTGCGTAGCGACGCTCATGCTGCACTGGCGCCGTTTGGCGCACGCGCGCAGCGTCTTGCCGAATTGGCCGACCTGGTAGTGAACCGGGTTAGCTGA
- the dxs gene encoding 1-deoxy-D-xylulose-5-phosphate synthase: MYDLLKTIDDPAALRRLDRRQLQPLADELRAFVLDSVSQTGGHLSSNLGTVELTIALHYVFDTPRDRIVWDVGHQTYPHKILTGRRDQMHSLRQLGGISGFPKRDESEYDTFGTAHSSTSISAALGMAIASKLKGEHRTGIAVIGDGAMTAGMAFEAMNNAGVEDDVPLLVILNDNDMSISPPVGALNRHLARLMSGRFYAAARAGVERVLRVAPPMLDLARKLEEHAKGMIVPATLFEEFGFNYIGPIDGHDLDSLIPTLQNIKELRGPQFLHVVTKKGQGYKLAEADPVLYHGPGKFNPAEGIKPATTPSKKTYTQVFGEWLCDAAELDPRVVGITPAMREGSGMVEFEKRFPDRYFDVGIAEQHAVTFAGGLAADGMKPVVAIYSTFLQRAYDQLIHDVALQNLPVVFAIDRAGLVGADGATHAGAYDLAFLRCIPNMTVMAASDENECRQMLYTALQQSNPTAVRYPRGAGTGVATVKQMAVLPIGKGEIRRETSQPAGKRIAILAFGTMVAPSLAAAEQLDATVANMRFVKPLDADLVRQLAETHDAIVTVEEGCVMGGAGSACVEALLESGVLRPVLQLGLPDQFIDHGDPAKLLAACGLDAAGIAKSIRERFLSSGAVGGQSSVKRVA; this comes from the coding sequence ATGTACGACTTGCTGAAAACCATCGACGACCCGGCGGCCTTGCGCCGCCTCGATCGCCGCCAACTGCAACCGCTTGCCGACGAGTTGCGCGCCTTTGTGCTCGACAGCGTATCGCAGACGGGCGGCCATCTTTCGTCCAACCTCGGCACGGTCGAGTTGACCATTGCGCTGCACTATGTGTTCGACACGCCGCGTGACCGGATCGTCTGGGACGTCGGCCATCAAACCTATCCGCACAAGATCCTGACCGGCCGCCGCGACCAGATGCACTCGCTGCGTCAGCTCGGCGGCATCTCGGGCTTCCCGAAGCGTGACGAGTCGGAATACGACACGTTCGGCACTGCGCACTCCAGCACGTCGATCTCGGCCGCGCTCGGCATGGCGATCGCGAGCAAGCTGAAGGGCGAACACCGTACGGGCATCGCCGTGATCGGCGACGGCGCGATGACGGCCGGCATGGCCTTCGAAGCGATGAACAACGCCGGCGTCGAAGACGACGTGCCGCTGCTGGTCATTCTGAACGACAACGACATGTCGATTTCGCCGCCGGTCGGCGCGCTGAATCGCCATCTGGCGCGTCTGATGTCGGGCCGCTTCTACGCCGCCGCGCGCGCCGGTGTCGAACGCGTGCTGCGCGTCGCGCCGCCCATGCTCGATCTGGCCCGCAAGCTCGAAGAGCACGCGAAGGGCATGATCGTGCCGGCCACGCTGTTCGAAGAGTTCGGCTTCAACTACATCGGCCCGATCGACGGTCACGACCTCGATTCGCTGATCCCGACGCTGCAGAACATCAAGGAACTGCGCGGTCCGCAATTCCTGCACGTCGTGACGAAGAAGGGTCAAGGCTACAAGCTGGCCGAGGCCGATCCGGTGCTGTATCACGGCCCGGGCAAGTTCAATCCGGCAGAAGGCATCAAGCCGGCTACGACGCCGTCGAAGAAAACCTACACGCAGGTGTTCGGCGAATGGCTGTGCGACGCGGCCGAGCTCGATCCGCGCGTGGTGGGCATCACGCCGGCCATGCGTGAAGGCTCGGGCATGGTCGAGTTCGAGAAGCGCTTTCCGGATCGTTACTTCGACGTCGGTATCGCCGAGCAGCACGCGGTGACGTTCGCCGGCGGCCTCGCCGCGGACGGCATGAAGCCGGTGGTCGCGATCTACTCGACCTTCCTGCAACGTGCTTACGATCAGTTGATCCACGACGTCGCGCTGCAAAATCTGCCGGTGGTGTTCGCTATCGACCGCGCGGGTCTGGTCGGTGCCGACGGCGCCACGCACGCGGGTGCTTACGACCTGGCGTTCCTGCGCTGCATCCCGAACATGACGGTGATGGCCGCGTCGGACGAAAACGAATGCCGCCAGATGCTGTACACGGCGTTGCAGCAATCGAACCCGACGGCCGTGCGCTATCCGCGCGGCGCCGGCACGGGTGTCGCAACCGTCAAGCAGATGGCTGTGCTGCCGATCGGCAAGGGTGAAATCCGTCGCGAGACTTCGCAACCCGCGGGCAAGCGGATCGCGATTCTGGCGTTCGGCACGATGGTCGCGCCGTCGCTGGCCGCCGCCGAACAACTGGACGCTACCGTCGCGAACATGCGCTTCGTGAAGCCGCTGGACGCGGATCTGGTCCGTCAGCTCGCCGAAACGCACGACGCCATCGTCACGGTCGAAGAAGGCTGTGTGATGGGCGGCGCGGGGTCGGCCTGCGTCGAAGCCCTGCTTGAAAGCGGCGTATTGCGGCCGGTGCTCCAACTGGGCCTGCCCGACCAGTTCATCGATCATGGCGATCCGGCCAAGCTGCTCGCCGCGTGCGGCCTCGACGCCGCAGGCATCGCCAAGTCGATTCGCGAGCGCTTTCTGTCGAGCGGCGCGGTCGGCGGTCAGTCGTCGGTGAAGCGCGTCGCTTAA
- a CDS encoding dienelactone hydrolase family protein: MLKPEIDSLVPHVPFNRRTFIKAALGTGFAAAVLPVSAQTIHTDSDGLEAGEVAVRSGDTLVPAYRAQPKGKTNLPVIIVVHEIFGVHEHIADVCRRFAKQGYLAIAPNLYERQGDPTVYTSMQQLSEQLVSKVPDDQVIGDLDATVAWAGEHGGDLNRLGVNGFCWGGRIAWLYAEHNPRLKAGVAWYGRVTGQKTAMNPANPLDEVAQLHAPMLGLYGRQDQSIPQDTLEQMKRAIAQGPEAGRGSQFVVYDDAGHAFFADYRPSYKKADAEDGWRRALVWFRQHGVA; this comes from the coding sequence ATGCTGAAACCTGAGATCGACAGCCTGGTCCCGCACGTTCCCTTCAATCGACGCACCTTCATCAAAGCCGCGCTCGGCACCGGATTCGCGGCCGCCGTGTTGCCGGTGTCGGCACAAACCATCCATACCGATAGCGACGGCCTTGAAGCCGGCGAAGTGGCCGTGCGTTCCGGCGACACGCTGGTGCCCGCGTACCGCGCGCAGCCGAAGGGCAAGACGAATCTGCCGGTGATCATCGTCGTGCATGAGATTTTCGGCGTGCACGAGCATATCGCCGACGTGTGCCGGCGCTTTGCAAAGCAGGGTTATCTGGCGATTGCGCCGAATCTGTACGAACGGCAGGGCGATCCCACCGTTTATACGAGCATGCAGCAGCTCAGTGAGCAACTGGTCAGCAAAGTGCCCGACGATCAGGTGATCGGCGATCTGGATGCTACCGTCGCCTGGGCGGGCGAGCATGGCGGCGATCTGAACCGGCTCGGCGTGAATGGTTTCTGCTGGGGCGGCCGGATCGCGTGGCTGTATGCCGAGCACAATCCGCGGCTGAAGGCGGGTGTGGCCTGGTATGGCCGTGTGACCGGGCAGAAAACCGCGATGAACCCCGCGAATCCTCTCGATGAAGTGGCGCAGTTGCATGCGCCGATGCTTGGCCTATATGGACGGCAAGATCAGAGCATTCCGCAGGACACGCTCGAGCAGATGAAGCGGGCTATCGCGCAGGGTCCGGAGGCGGGGCGTGGGTCGCAGTTCGTGGTGTACGACGACGCGGGGCACGCGTTTTTCGCGGATTATCGGCCGAGCTATAAGAAAGCCGATGCCGAGGATGGCTGGCGGCGGGCGTTGGTTTGGTTCCGGCAGCACGGCGTGGCGTGA
- the polA gene encoding DNA polymerase I, whose amino-acid sequence MPEERSLEGKTLLLVDGSSYLYRAYHAMPDLRGPEGGPTGALYGMINMLRRMRKEVTAEYSACVFDAKGKTFRDDWYADYKANRASMPDDLSRQIEPIHVAVRALGWPLLMIEGVEADDVIGTLSTAAEKRGMNVIVSTGDKDLAQLVSDHVTLINTMTNETLDRAGVIAKFGVPPERIIDYLSLIGDTVDNVPGVEKCGPKTALKWLTQFDSLDGIVAHADEIKGAVGDNLRRALDFLPMARKLVTVDRNCDLTEHIVSIEESLRSRPESREELRDVFARHGFKTWLREVEIADVVEGPQVDAAPALSVDHERHYDTVQTWEQFDVWFEKINAAELTSFDTETTSLDPMTAQIVGLSLSVEAGRAAYVPLAHRGPDAPLQLPREEVLAKLKPWLESADHKKVGQHLKYDEQVLANYSIEMRGIEHDTLLQSYVVESHRTHDMDSLALRHLGIKTIKYEEVAGKGAGQIGFDEVALEQAAEYAAEDADITLRLHQALYPQVAAEKALEYVYRDIELPTSRVLRKMERTGVLIDAEKLRLQSSEIAARLIQLEAEAYVLAGGEFNLGSPKQIGQIFFEKLELPIVKKTPSGAPSTDEEVLQKLAEDYPLPKILLEHRGLSKLKSTYTDKLPRMVNTTTGRVHTNYAQAVAVTGRLASNDPNLQNIPVRTGEGRRIREAFIAPPGHKLVSADYSQIELRIMAHISGDESLLRAFSQGEDIHRATAAEIFSVTPLEVSSDQRRVAKVINFGLIYGMSSFGLASNLGITRDAAKLYIDRYFARYPGVARYMDETRVSAKAKGYVETVFGRRLWLPEINGGNGPRRQAAERAAINAPMQGTAADLIKLSMIAVQNWIEESKIGTRMIMQVHDELILEVPDAELSEVRKRLPELMCGVADLKVPLVAEVGAGLNWEEAH is encoded by the coding sequence ATGCCTGAAGAACGAAGCCTTGAAGGTAAGACCCTGCTATTGGTCGACGGTTCGAGTTATCTGTACCGGGCCTACCATGCGATGCCTGATCTGCGCGGACCCGAGGGTGGTCCCACGGGTGCGCTCTACGGGATGATCAACATGCTGCGGCGCATGCGCAAGGAAGTCACAGCAGAGTATAGCGCGTGCGTGTTCGACGCCAAGGGCAAAACGTTTCGCGACGACTGGTATGCCGACTATAAGGCGAACCGTGCGTCGATGCCCGACGATCTGTCGCGTCAGATCGAGCCGATTCATGTGGCGGTGCGCGCGCTCGGCTGGCCGCTGCTGATGATCGAAGGCGTCGAAGCCGACGACGTGATCGGCACGCTCAGCACCGCAGCGGAAAAGCGCGGCATGAACGTGATCGTGTCGACTGGGGACAAGGATCTGGCGCAGCTCGTGTCGGATCACGTCACCCTCATCAATACGATGACCAACGAAACGCTCGACCGTGCCGGCGTGATCGCCAAGTTCGGCGTGCCGCCGGAACGCATCATCGACTATCTGTCGTTGATCGGCGATACGGTCGATAACGTGCCGGGTGTCGAGAAATGCGGGCCGAAAACCGCGCTCAAATGGCTCACGCAGTTCGATTCGCTGGATGGCATCGTCGCACATGCGGACGAAATCAAAGGTGCGGTAGGAGACAATCTGCGCCGTGCGCTCGATTTCCTGCCGATGGCGCGCAAACTCGTCACCGTCGATCGCAATTGCGATCTGACCGAGCACATCGTGTCGATCGAGGAAAGCCTGCGAAGCCGGCCGGAGTCGCGTGAAGAACTGCGCGACGTATTCGCGCGCCACGGCTTCAAGACCTGGCTGCGCGAAGTGGAAATCGCCGACGTCGTGGAGGGTCCGCAAGTCGACGCGGCGCCCGCGTTGTCGGTGGATCACGAGCGGCACTACGACACCGTGCAGACGTGGGAGCAATTCGACGTGTGGTTCGAGAAGATCAACGCGGCCGAACTGACCTCGTTCGATACCGAAACCACGTCGCTCGATCCGATGACTGCGCAGATCGTGGGCTTGTCGTTGTCGGTCGAGGCAGGGCGCGCGGCGTATGTGCCGCTCGCACATCGCGGCCCGGACGCGCCCTTGCAATTGCCGCGCGAGGAGGTGCTCGCCAAGCTCAAGCCGTGGCTCGAAAGCGCCGATCACAAGAAGGTCGGCCAGCATCTGAAGTACGACGAACAGGTGCTCGCCAATTACAGCATCGAAATGCGCGGCATCGAACACGACACGCTGCTGCAATCGTACGTGGTCGAGTCGCACCGCACGCACGACATGGACAGCCTCGCGTTGCGTCATCTCGGCATCAAGACGATCAAGTACGAAGAAGTCGCGGGTAAGGGCGCGGGGCAAATCGGTTTCGACGAAGTCGCGCTGGAGCAGGCCGCGGAATACGCGGCGGAAGACGCCGATATCACGTTGCGTCTGCATCAGGCCTTGTATCCGCAAGTGGCCGCGGAGAAAGCGCTCGAGTACGTGTACCGCGATATCGAACTGCCGACCTCGCGCGTGTTGCGCAAGATGGAACGCACCGGTGTGCTGATCGACGCGGAAAAACTGCGGCTGCAAAGCAGCGAAATCGCCGCGCGTCTGATTCAACTGGAAGCCGAAGCGTACGTGCTGGCCGGCGGCGAATTCAATCTCGGCTCGCCGAAGCAGATCGGCCAGATCTTCTTCGAGAAGCTCGAATTGCCGATCGTCAAGAAGACCCCGAGCGGCGCACCGTCCACCGACGAAGAAGTGCTGCAAAAGCTCGCCGAAGACTATCCGCTGCCGAAGATCCTGCTCGAACATCGTGGTTTGTCGAAGCTCAAATCGACCTACACCGATAAGTTGCCGCGCATGGTCAACACCACCACGGGCCGCGTGCATACGAATTACGCGCAGGCCGTGGCGGTCACGGGGCGTCTCGCATCGAACGATCCGAACCTGCAGAACATTCCTGTGCGAACCGGCGAAGGCCGCCGCATTCGCGAGGCGTTCATCGCGCCGCCGGGCCACAAGCTGGTGTCGGCAGATTATTCGCAGATCGAATTGCGCATCATGGCGCACATTTCCGGCGACGAATCGCTGCTGCGCGCGTTCTCGCAAGGGGAAGACATTCACCGCGCCACCGCGGCGGAAATCTTCAGCGTGACGCCGCTCGAAGTGTCGAGCGATCAGCGGCGCGTGGCCAAGGTCATCAACTTCGGCCTGATCTACGGCATGAGCTCGTTCGGCCTTGCGTCGAATCTCGGCATTACGCGCGACGCGGCCAAGCTGTACATCGACCGCTATTTCGCGCGGTATCCGGGCGTGGCGCGTTATATGGACGAAACGCGGGTCAGCGCGAAGGCCAAGGGTTATGTGGAGACCGTCTTCGGCCGCCGCCTGTGGCTGCCGGAAATCAACGGCGGCAACGGTCCGCGCCGTCAGGCCGCCGAGCGCGCCGCGATTAACGCGCCGATGCAGGGCACGGCCGCCGACCTGATCAAGCTCTCCATGATCGCGGTGCAGAATTGGATCGAGGAGTCGAAGATTGGCACGCGCATGATCATGCAGGTGCACGACGAACTGATCCTCGAAGTGCCGGACGCCGAATTGTCCGAAGTACGCAAGCGCTTGCCCGAATTGATGTGCGGTGTCGCCGACCTGAAAGTGCCGCTGGTCGCCGAGGTAGGCGCCGGCCTGAACTGGGAAGAGGCGCATTGA